The DNA sequence tgagcatcttgcaaaagcttCGATTTTGTGACTAAACACACAGTCTACAAATATAGTTGTAAGCAAAGGCCTAACTAGATCTTACAGCTCCTTGAAGAAAAACTTGTGCGTACTAGTATTAATAAGATTAATGTTAATATTGAGGATAATATTCCTAATTATGCACCTCTTTTATTTAATCTAAGGAGTTGTCTAATCGCTCTATATTTTTTTTGCATATCTAGTTGCAAGGACAAGAACAAAACAAATTTACTTACGATTATATATCTCAGCACAAGTCTTATTTGCAGCCTTATAGGACTAGTAAAATTTATGTTTGTGCACTGCTGCACTAATATTATGTACATAGTATTCTATCAGTTTATGTATCAATACAGGTCACAGGATCTTGAACTGAACTTAATTTCAGAAGTTCATTGATTTTGGTAGTTAACCATGAAATGTGTTTCATGTCCAATCAtaacttttaaataatatattaattatatatcaCTTTGTTCAATTGACAGATTTTGTTTGCCAATCTGGACCTGGGAGTTGGCCTTCTCTTGTTTATGCAAAATCAGCTCTATATCCCATGGGTAGTAGTGCGAATCAGGTTTTTCCTTAGCATTTTTTTAAAATCTTCTAGAGCACCTTCAAATGAGATAAAAAAGAGCTTACCTGTTGGTGGTTTTGAAGTCTTTACATGTTGGTGGTTTTGAAGTCTACAAATTTGAATTGCAAATTTGTGAAACCGTAATTAAGACTTTAGACCCGTGACCGTAAGAAAAATAGCTCGAGTGGCAAGTACTGTTGATGTGAAGAGTTGGGCATTTATTTGGCCTAATCTTATTGTCTTTAATCTCTAATTCCCTTTTTATTTTATATGTTTCTTTCAAAACCACGATTTTCAGGATGTCTTTGGTATTGTTCCCGGCGACACAGATTACAGAATCTTTGCAAATGATCATGGGAACATTCCTGGATTGGATATCATCTATCTCATTGGGGGTTATTATTACCATACTTCCACTGATACAGTGGAAAGACTATTGTATGCGTAATGCTATTTTGGTACAGTTCGTTATATTAAAATGTTTAGACCAATTGGTCTCCTTAATACTTACAGTCTCTGATATGTGGTTATACATATGACTAGACCTGGAAGTATCCAAGCACGTGGTGAGAATGTGATCCGAGTAGTTAAAGCCTTCACCATGTCGACTAAGATACGAAACGCTTATGAAAGAGAGTCCCTTTCTGTCAATGATGGATCGGAGAATGAGCGACCTATCTTCTTTGACTACATGTCATGGTTTTTGGTAAAATATAAGATGCAAGCccaattttatttcatttaaacaaAATATTTCCTTGTGGTTACCTGTATTTTATAATGTATCTTATCAGATATATTACACCAGACGACAAGCAATGGTACTTCATAGCATCCCCATTGTAGTATTCATTCTTGTGCCTTTTTTTCTGCGATTCTCACATCTTGGATTCTGGTGTTCAATAGCAACATTTGGCGACTTTATGACAGGTATATATGTTAATGGTAGATCATTTCAGGGTTGTCATTTTGATATCTGTTGCATGTAAAATGATGTAACTATCAAACTTTCAGGGCTGTTATTTCATGTTACCGGGATTTTACTGGCTATTCTCGTACCAATCATCTTTAGTATTGGGAGATTGTTGTTCACTAGCAACTCAATGAACTGGTACTCGTTTTCCCTTTCTGTCAGCATGTCATTTATTTCATTCTTCTGCATTTCCCCACAAAATCATTTTCTTAGCATCATTATAAGGTTTTTGGCGAATGTTGCCTATTGTATCTTTTAAATTTTATGTTGATGATCTTAGGTTTGGTAATCCTTACTTGGCTTATATGATGTTCGTACCCCCCTCAGTTGTTGGTCTATTAATACCGAGATTTGTTTGGAGATTCTTTCCACTCTGTCAGGATCCAAGTCGAGTAAAGTCGTCAGTAGAGGTACATTTTCTACTAAGCTAATATCACAGTGTCGAGTGCTCATTGGTCTTTGTAAAATTTCAAGTATTATCAGTTAATAATTTCTTTTTATATTTCTGTCTGAGGAGTGGGGACTAATTAAACAAACAAGAGGTGACTGACAAATTTCACAACCCTCCCTCCCCAATTTAAGCTTCCTCTTTCTATTTTTAACTTTTAGGATGTCCTAATCAAAATGGCCCCTCTCTATGATTAGCGGTACCTTTCAAATAATACCCTCAAATTAACTAAAAATCCGAAAATTCAAGTTTCTGcgtttaaaattgattttttcCCAAACGAAGTAGAGGTATTTTtcaattttgatttttaaaaCAATCTGCATGCTAAAACGAAGGAGGACATTTGGGTTGGTACCCACAGAGTATAAATTAACAATTAGATTTACCTGCTACATTTACCATAATTTTAGACTGGTAAGTAACAGAAGTCTTCTGCATAACAATTTTAAATCCTTTAGCCACCAACTAAATGATTTCTCCTTGAATGCCAAACAATGGTTGGAAAAAGTTGATCTCAATAGTTCTCTATCACCTTGTTCATCATGAAATTCTCCTTCCACTTTTAAAAGCCCGGcaatattttatattctaaaCATTATGGTTTCATGTTTTTAAAAGAGGAATATATTCCAACATGAACAAATATATTTAAAGTTTGGTGGCACACTATTACGATAAGAGCATCTCCAAGAGACTCCTTATCTCTGCtttaaatatattataaaaaaattggtTCGAAGAGATTTAATACATGTTCATCTACAACAGTGCTTCCTATATTCACtcttaattaattttttttattattaaaattaacTTGAACTCATAGGAGACAAAAAATAGTGGAGAGAGAAATTGAGTAATTTGATGAATATATTATATAATGTTAGTTAAGAGTGGGATTTTGGCTCTTAAAAGAGAGTAGAGAGAAGAGACTCTTAGTGAATATAAGAGCCATTAAGAGTCTCTTGGAGCAAAAAATTCATCCTCCTGAAATTTCAACTTACGAGCCGATTTAAGAGACTATTGGAGATGCTCTATGCACATTCCTGATTGGATGTataaaattttcaggaattaGCTGGTGAAGCAAGGTTTTGGGGAGCTTTTGGGCAGTATGCGCTCATGACACTGGTGTGTAGTTTGAATTCCTTCCCTAAGTATATTTCTGAAATATACTTTTGCATTTTTCTTGGCATGTATGGCTGATCGCTGATAACTGTTGTAGTTGAATTCGGTAAGCAATAATTATAACAGCCACAACTATCTGAATGCAGGGTTATCTTTTGGCAGGATTAGGTGGTGGCTTTTTgtacttcttcttttcttctttcaTGCTTCTTGCATGGTTCTCCTTTAGCTTATCAATCAAGTCATTTGGTCGTCATTCCCTTAGGTAACAGATTATAATACTCTACAGTAAGTTTTGTCTTCATGTTCTAATTTTTTGATAGCAGACACTTTTATCTGTGGCAAGGAGACAAACTAAGATTGTCACTGTTGTTGCTTTCATTGTCCATGTCGGCGTGCCATATCTTCTTCTCATTATTGAATCTGATCAGAAGATGATTCTGGCAGGTCAGCTGCGTGTTACATAATACCCCTTTTACCTTGCATCTTATACGTGGTCTACTTTGGTGGAGTTTTAATTCAGTTTTTGATTGAAAAGATGGGAATGATGGGATCTCTTCCACCCCCTTATGGTCAGTACCTTTTAACTTTTGGATGTTACTATTTAAGTGTTTCATGTTGATTTTTCACTTCATATTGATATCTCTAAAGGTAAGTTGTTCCTCTTTTGCAACCGGTGTTCGCCAACATGTAATTAATCACTTCACCCGATTCTGCTTTTTCTATGTCAAACTGTATTGCCATGTGGTGATTTTGTTGTTTCTTTTATCTTTATCTTATTTGAACATTGATCATCTGCAAACACACATTATTCAGAACCAAAGCTAAATCAAAGTATTCATGCTTCCAGTTCTGGTACACATTCATGTAGTTGCACTGTCTACAGACCGACCTGTAATATCATAGCTCTCTATGTCTACCTTCAATGAACTATGTAAAACACCATCTGTGAAGAGCTATCTCAGTTCATACTTTGGCATTTAAAATCCCCCCTATCCCCCAGGTACTTTTGCACAAAAGAAGTGTCTTTGATACCCTATCACATCTTACTTCTGGTTTTGTGACCAACTCCCTCCAAAGTATTGTGTCATCTCAATGGTTATCAGACTAATGTAGTATACTCCAAACCATATAATTATGGAAATTGAGATTGTCACATGTGGCATGTGCTTGACACTATACTCAAAGACATTCATGACTTTTCACTGACCAATCCACTTCATACGTGACGTGTTCTTTGGGGGAGAATAGGGTGTTTTAAAGAGCATGCCAGAGACCTAGCTTAAGATTGGAATCCAGCTCTGTAATTATATATTCATAAATGGAGGCTATGACAACTGTTTTTAATATTATGCCCACCAATTTGATCCATGCATGGCCTTCTTTTTGCTGAAATAGTGTAAAACTCTGTCTTCTTTAATTTTGATGAATAGTGGAAGCAGCCATGATAGTGATCCATTAGGTTGCTTCCATTTTATGTTCCTGTCCCACTTCCAAAAAAGTCCACATGTAGAGTTAGTTTGCACTATAATTCATTTTATGCCCTTTAGTTAAATGTAAACTTAGTCTGGTTTTTGTAATTACTTCAGTTGTATTTATTTTGGAATTTGACatggtttatatatatatactcgcaGGTTACTTCATACCTGATGTTATAGTTGCTGCAATTGTCGGTGCAGTAACTAGTTTAGCTGTGGGACCTCTTGTGCCTGTGATTGGCAATTGGTTAGCCAGATCATCTATTATACAATTCTTGTTGCATATCAGCGTGGTTACCCTGGCCCTATCATCACAATTTTTCCCATACAGCAAAGATGCACCTAAACGGGTTATTTTTCAACATACAATTCAAACAGGTTTGTCAATCATATAATGGTTGTCGTGTATGGTGTATGGCTTAGAGCTTAGGTGATGTTTTAAGTAGTAGAACCGTTTCGACCACTTCAAACATCACCCAAGCTCTAACCGAATGAATAGCTTTTGTATCCAATATAGATTAGCATTCAATGTAAAGGCCTGAGACTTACAGTTACCCTATATATGGAGATGCTTTGCAATGGCAGCAACTTTTTTTGCCGTGCTAAACTATCTAATACATGTGTATCATCCACTTGATCTATGTGTTTTTATGTCATGTTTTCTTCTTTCTAAAGTTCAAGTTTTTAACTGTATAACATGACCTCATACCTTCACGGCTTCACTCCATTTAGTTATTTACGAGCTTCTTAAGCATGATCAAAGAGAGATGAGAGAACATGGAAGTTTTCTGGATCTGGGGAAGAAAACTAAACTTAAAGTGTCGGAAGTTTTTTAATATTAAAGTTAGCCAATTATGTATTAGACTCTATTTCAGTAACTTTATTTCTCTTACATACAACCAAACAGAGCATAACAATAAGTGTTTTCTTCTTTCTAGAGTTCAAGTTTTTAGCTGTATAACATGACCTCATACCTTCACGGCTTCACTCCATTTAGTTATTTACGAGCTACTTAAGCATGATCAAAGAGAGATGAGAGAACATGGAAGTTTTGTGGATGTGGGGAAGAAAACTAAACTTAAAGTGTCGGAAGTTTTTTAATATTAAAGTTAGCTAATTATGTATTAGACTCTATTTCAGTAACTTTATTTCTCTTACATACAACCAAACAGAGCATAACAATAAGAAATTGCAGAGGTATGTAGACACCATCAACTTCTACATCATGAACTAGTAAGGTCTTGTCAACCGTTCAACATGATGTCAGCATGTTCTGCGAGTCGATGGGAACAGAATTATAGGAACTCTAACTTAATACTTCTTGCTATTAAGTTTCCTGGACATCATGTTTATAAATGTTATTGATTTTGTATCTGTAATTCTCTACACTTTAGAATCTTATATATGCTGGAAGAGATTACGAGCTTCAAATAGGTACATTCGATGTACTAGACCAAAAGTAAAAGTTTTTGGTGCTCTTTCTGTATTTGCACTTCTATAGGGGGTTTGCATAAATTTACTGCTGAAGTTTTAACAAATATTAGTAACTTTATTTTTGATTACAGATGTAGGACGGATTGTTGACTCCACTTTTGATATCTCTGTACTGGACTCCAATTCGTTAAGCTTTCTTTTCAAACATGCACCTGAAATTGCAAGTGAACTGGAAATCGGGCCTGACTTTTCATTGGAGACTGCTGATCTTTCTCGCAGAGAAAGATGGATGGTAGTTGTTTTCACTATATTTGCCAACATTTTTATTATCAGAGAAAATTTCCTGATATATCTATAAACTTCACTATATGATGAACTTGATTTCGTGTTAAACCGTTCGGGATTGTTTTATACCATGATTGATTGGACTTGTGATAACTGGTCTATGCTTCAAGAGATTGGCATATCTATTAGATTCTATGTATAGTAGCTGCTTCGTGCCGTATCCTACTATTCTGGGATAGATATCATGAGCAATATAAGACCCGGCCTTCTTTTCTTCTAATTTTATTCCATATAGTAGCTTTCCATATTTTTGGAAGCCAGAGGATTCGTTGATGATCATCTATAAATGATTGTGATTCTAAATGATGCACGGTGATAAACAATAGACtgaatatgataaacaatagacTGAATATGCTTAGAACTTGTGTTTTTTTAATGTGCAGGCGATTTATCCACTGTCGTCGTTGTTCTCAAGAAGTATAAAAGTCCCTGCAAAAAGTGATGCTATTTTGAGTAAATATAGATATTTACCGCACCTATCAAGTAATAAGCCACCAATAATATCAGATGTGGGATCTCGGCGTGTCTACTTAGAGTTTTCCCTGGGGTAACTATCACTAGTTATTCTCTGCAACTATCTGATATACTGAATATGCAGGCTGCCACACTACATAAATTGATATAATATATATGGTTTATCTATCCTGAAATTGCAATTTTATCTTTTCAGTTCTTTAAAGGAGGTTTGGGTAGCAGTTCTTAACATTACTGGTCCATTATCCAGTTGGTCCTTTGCAGAGAACCTACTTCCAGGTTAATGtgtttataaattttttaatactGTGTCTTGTTATGAACTTTGAAGTTAGAACATGCTGATCTTGTAATAATGTTTTCAGCTCCTGAAGTAATTGGAGGTGGTCCACCATCATACATATGCAGACTTAGTGGAGCAGGGCAAGAAAACTGGACCTTCTGGTTAGAGGTAAGACTGAACCATTATCAGTGTTCTGTAATTTGGCCTAATGACTTGTACCCCAGTTGAGTGTGTTTACATATCATGAAATACAGTACTTACCTATCGAAACAAAAGAAACTCTTGAGACATTATTGCAGCTAATGAAGTCAAAGTCCAAAGCCACAATACGATATGAAAATTTAGAAAAGAGAGATGAAAACATAAACTCTAACCAATAACCATAGAAACACGGCCACATTAGTCGTAAAGTTTCAGATGTTCTCATTGCAGTTGTAACTGTTATTTGTATATGCAGGCAAACAGTTCTGCCCACTTGGTTATTGAAGTTGGAGTAGTAGACCAATATTTAGTTGATCAAGCAGCCAAGATAAAAGGTCTTTTTCCAGATTGGGTGGATATTATCGCATTTTCAAGCTATTTATCTAGTTATGTATTCTAATTTGTTTGACCTGAATTGAAAAGGTAGTAAGTTGCACAGTTATAGAAGTATTAAGAGTATGTATGATCAAGTAAAAAAAAGAAAGAGTATGTACAAAAATTATCCCAGTAGAAGGAAATTTCTTTTTTCTTTATCTTTATATTTTGTGGCAGACATATATTCAGTTTCTGTACCGTTTTTCAGTTGTGCTAAATGGTCTAGGTCTCTTGGTCGCTGAAATTGTTTTATCCCATCATATTTTGCATATTTTTTACGATTAAACTCGAATCATATTTTTGTATATGTGTTATGTGTATACTTATATAAAATTTGTGTAAATGTATTATTTAATGCATATACAACACTTTAAACTAAAAGAATAAactttaaattatatataattatgtctatataatttaaatattatatatatgtagTTTCAGATTGAATATTCCGGATTCGGATACAGATAATATATGTTTTATTTCGGGTATGGATAATATTCATTTTTTCTCGGATACGAATACGGATTTTTCGGATGGATACCGAATTTTTCAAACTTTTTTGAGAGCTTGAGTAAAACATAGACAAATAAATACTTTTATTATAAATAAGTACTCCCTCCATATCATATTATGTGTCTTGTTTTGACTAATATGTGATCAAATTGACCAAGTTTTGAACGATAATTACGAcaattttatgtattattttaaaaaagtaaaaaatacatttgaaagagaattatatatattttctaatgatactagttttaaaaattatttaattatatattatgCGTAATTTATGgtcaaaatttaaataatttaactGTTGACTAGTCAAAACATgacacataatatgagatggagggagtaTTTTTTTGGGGCCGAATATTATTATGATGTTATTCACAATTATCTTTTTAGCTCCTCTAAATACAAAATTTTAGTATGTGAGTAAATTTTCAGGTCTTAATAATACTTATTTATTAAGATTTAACATTTGTACTTTGTATATACTTGGAAGGTTAAATCTCGAAAAAAAACCAACACTTCTGTCCCTCCCCCAAATAGAAACAGGGGTTTCAACCCCAAAAATTATATTCTTCTTCTTTCATGTTTAATAAATTCGGTTAAGGTGTCATGTATTACTGTTATATTAAGTTATTAACAGTTTTGATATATCATTTTAATGTCGATAGAGATGGGAACTTCTTCCTCCGGGGCGTTATCAACTTCTTTCCTGTATACCATATCATCGATCATTATTTCCTTACATCACATTAAATTGTCGCAAATATATTATTTTTGGAGAGAAGTTTCAAATTGTGTAAAATTTTGTGCAAATAGAAATTCCgtctatatatatatttttttgttgGAGAAAGTAGGCAGTGGATTAAAAATATAGAGTTACGTTTGTCATGATGCATGGACCACATAACATGAAcgaatctcttctatatataatttAATTGAAAAGACTAACCTACcgctatttttaatatttatataaaagttgtgttttgtgggaatcgaactcgAGTTGCTTCATTCTTCTGTATAACCTCATACCACTACGTCATATTGTCACATGagctttttatcatacacataatatgtaaatgtgctaaaataatattttatttaactttaaagatagctacttgaattccgcaaaaaaaatgatagttaattgaatatttgtacaattaatttttaagaactgaattccagatataaagttaggcatagtacataaatggattattatcttatttattattattttttagtttgaaaatatatattatataattttaacatattttttattataaaaaataattaaaatgtacatatataatttttaaaaaaaatattgaaaatagaatcgcctatatataaataatctagattgatattaaatatttagataagttcgaattataatgagtctatgaattttaatttattttgaatttaaaatcagaatttggctcattattcaaaaaatattcgaaatttgactacataactagccgaaaaacattgtcacattctacgttttgtaaatttaaattacaagttcgacgagaatgtcttaccaataatgtgaaattttttgatatcttatattaatataaattaatgtgtttgaggtacttatacgatcaagtcaattgattatgtatattaaaattactaacttcactggtaaGGCAATAGTGTTTGGGGACTTGTCccggttttaaaaatatttgaaatttgatatgagatctcacgagatttgttaaaactacgatgatatattaaatcgatttatttttcatatttCACTTCAAAAAAACTAgcatttaaaaaaaaatcttttagacaaacaatatttattgatcaagacaatattgtacaaatattttgaattattcaaataaaatttatatctatactatattgtagcatttaattcaatacattttatactattttaaaaatatatatattgttcaataatttgaagggATTAACCaattcaactaatatttataaaactttatcgaattaaaaaataattaattttaagaGAATATtatacaatattatcaaattattatatgaataaaatattagagttgtaatgaaaaaaacttaaaaatattttaaataacaatataattacaatttttcgttcaaattcttgaaaaaaatcatgaacatcaataataagtcttacaatatataatttatttttatattacatgattgatactcggtcgcgtaaaaaacaaatatggattgtttgtcagtgataatgtgaataccatatataaattattgtaatttatttattacataattttaatttttgaataattctaaatacatgttatttaagtaatcaattgcctcactagatattaataatgattatacatgtacataaatcaaatatttaacatataaataatagaaaccatcgtaatttcctaagaaatgtaacatacgataattCACATGCTAACATAAACACATATAACTAGATCTTATTTTGTTAAGAGTGGTgtaaaaaaactaacattttgtcaaacatacatacgttaaatttcaaaaactaacatttttcattaaaatcaacttttatattaacagtagtgtaaattttatattattttatattatgattgcaagtaatTCTGAATTCAGTTATTAATTTtctatctttttaaattgagtaagttaattgtaagttagtagagcactcagtaataatatagatcagttatatagtttatttaaataaaattcaaaaattttggtcaactctgtattcaacatatatgttaatttttaaatttttctttgtaaacataccaacgacattttacatattaagtttatttgtttcattttaaacgtacactgactacctgtttatattcattcattaaatacaattatacaacacaaataagaatatatatatatatatatatatatatatttcttaatgagctatattggaaacgttgtgtaatttagtaatgtcttgtatgaaaatGATACACAGATAAATACGTCAGACAttatacaacatttacaaataagaatataactaaaaatattataattgcatGCATAAACAAACTCTAGAAAAtaacccgtgcctcgcacggATTATTATGCTAGTTAAAGTAGATTGAAGAAAGTGTGTTAAGTTTAGAATTTGAGTTTAATATCTCGATTTCTGATTCTTTTGAGGTTTCAATTATATGTTATGTGGGTTTGACATACATCCATGTCTTTCTCTAAAGAGAAAAAACGAGAAAGTAATTTAGGTTCACGAAGAAGTTTAGAAAAAAGTAATTCAGGTTCACGAGACAGTTTCGTTGGCTATGATTGTGGGAGATGATATATATAAGTACATAATCAGTCTAGCGAATATATACCATTATTTCTTATTGGATTAAAATTGTAAGAATGGATGGTTGACTTAGAGAAAAGCATCCTTATAGGCATGTCCACGTGAATATAACGATGGACTCATGTTTGTCTAgtatatttttcttaatttttaagGTTTGTGTCAtgtatttttatgatttttattgTTGTATTTTATACTTTTATCACACATTATAATTATCATACACTAAACAGGGGGTTTTCACAAAAACAGCTTTCATGTTCTTCGGAATATGGCATGATC is a window from the Apium graveolens cultivar Ventura chromosome 1, ASM990537v1, whole genome shotgun sequence genome containing:
- the LOC141671654 gene encoding uncharacterized protein LOC141671654, whose amino-acid sequence is MGRKTSNSSDMSSAFKLLFSLLIIYGLMSYFVYSLIHMKFVKPLAFDAPLHRFSEARAVQHIKVLSHDIPGRQEGQPGLRQAADYIKSQLHLLQDRAGPDIRIEIEETSINGSFNMMFLGRSISLAYRNHTNIVMRMSSAVSQEDDPAVLLNGHFDSPPGSPGAADCGSCVASMLEVARLIVDSGWIPRQPVIFLFNGAEELFMVGSHGFMKTHKWTKTIGAFINLEASGNGGPDFVCQSGPGSWPSLVYAKSALYPMGSSANQDVFGIVPGDTDYRIFANDHGNIPGLDIIYLIGGYYYHTSTDTVERLLPGSIQARGENVIRVVKAFTMSTKIRNAYERESLSVNDGSENERPIFFDYMSWFLIYYTRRQAMVLHSIPIVVFILVPFFLRFSHLGFWCSIATFGDFMTGLLFHVTGILLAILVPIIFSIGRLLFTSNSMNWFGNPYLAYMMFVPPSVVGLLIPRFVWRFFPLCQDPSRVKSSVEELAGEARFWGAFGQYALMTLGYLLAGLGGGFLYFFFSSFMLLAWFSFSLSIKSFGRHSLRSAACYIIPLLPCILYVVYFGGVLIQFLIEKMGMMGSLPPPYGYFIPDVIVAAIVGAVTSLAVGPLVPVIGNWLARSSIIQFLLHISVVTLALSSQFFPYSKDAPKRVIFQHTIQTDVGRIVDSTFDISVLDSNSLSFLFKHAPEIASELEIGPDFSLETADLSRRERWMAIYPLSSLFSRSIKVPAKSDAILSKYRYLPHLSSNKPPIISDVGSRRVYLEFSLGSLKEVWVAVLNITGPLSSWSFAENLLPAPEVIGGGPPSYICRLSGAGQENWTFWLEANSSAHLVIEVGVVDQYLVDQAAKIKGLFPDWVDIIAFSSYLSSYVF